Within the Ochrobactrum vermis genome, the region GCTATATCGCCCAGGAAAAGAAAGTCACAATCGCAGAAAAGTGCCCACCCCTTATAGCCCGCAAGCCATGGTGTGAAAAACCGCGAATAGGTAAATTCTGTCGATGCCAGCGGATCGACTTCCCGTGTGTAGGCCCCTTGATCGACAAGGTCCTGCAATTTGATCGGCACGATCTCCAGCGGGATAGAGGAATGCTTTAATGCGGATGCTTTGGCCACTTCATATGCGATGGGTTCGCGAGAATCCCACCCGATGAAAATGCGTAACGGTTCACTCATTCATATGCTCCTCTTAAAGAGATTGTGTCGTGATCGTCCCCACGTTTCTGCCGGAAACATAGTGATGGCGCGGGATTACTGGATAAGGTTGATGCGTCCGGATTGGACTTTCTTTTCAATCCAACTGCGCTCATCTCCCCATGTATGGCGTTTCCAGCCTTCCCAGGTGAAGCCGCAGATTTTCACGTCCCAGCTTTCCTGCGGACATTTTCCGAGCATGTACCAGATGCCGAAAAAGCCAGTACTTGGAAAAGCTTTGCTTATATTCTCATCGGTTACACCCAGCTCTTTGCATCCGGCCAGATAGAATTGGGGCGGCATTATCCGGATTTCCTTGCCGGCAGAGCCGACAACTTCAAGGGTTTGCATCGTCCAGTCACCACGCCTTCCCTTGAGACGGGAGAGGAAATTCGGACCAGGGTGATACTTGCGGATGATACTCGGATGGTAGGCAAGCATCACTTCCTTGGCTGCCTTGAAAGTCGGTGTCAGCACGAAGCCCGGATCGCGTAGCCGTCGCTGCATCGGCTTGCTGGAGGTTGCCAGCATCAAAAGATCTGTCCGGGTGCCGCTCATGCCGATGGATTGCTTGGGCTCATTGAAGCGGACAACGAAATCTGCCGCATCCACTTCGGCGGAAAGATCGCGCGGCAAAGGCGCATTGCCGACGATGATCAGTGTCTTTTTCATGCACTCCAACTCTAACTAGAATGAACCAGTGCCAGTTGCGACATAGCAGTTATATCTAAATTAGAATTACAGAATGATTACAATAGTAGGGGCTATTCTGTTGGGGAGTTTTGAAATCCGGGAAAAACACTAGGATTTCGCAGCCTTCACGGCAGCCATGCAGGATATGCACTTCTCAAACGACGAAGAAAGGCGGAAGCTCTTCATTGGGAGGAAGATAAAAAAGGGGATACCACCATGAATCTTCGTACCCATTTCCAACGCTGGATGCAGTATCGCGAGAATATTCGCGAACTTAATGGCTGCACGGACCGCGAGCTTTCTGATCTTGGCCTGTCGCGCACCGATATTCATCGCGTCGCACGCGAAGCGGCTTTTGCCTGAGCAGTAGCTGAGGGCCGTTTCCTCGGTTCGGGAACCGGCCCTGCTTCGATCCGCCGGATCTTCTAATGCTTACGCGTCACCTGGCTTCTTGAAGCGGATGTGAATATTGTCGCCTGCGAGGTCGAAGCCAGCATAGTTGCGCTGAAAGGCAATGAGCGCGTCATTTACGCCCTTTGAAAAATCGTCTTCCTGCACGTCGATATGGTGCCGGTATAGGATCCTGTCGTCCTTGTAGAATATAACCTGACCTTCCATCATAGCCTCCTTCTGATGAAGCGCAGCGCAGAAATCCGTCGGCGGTTTCAGGCGTCATGCGCTTTGAAACGGGTGGGTAGAGCAATGTTCTACACACGGGCCTATGGCTGAAGAGGTGCCAAGGGCACTTATCCAGTCGGTATATCTATTTGAGATAGGCGACAGGACGGACGTTTCAAGACGATGCGGTGTCGGTTCCGGCTTTACTCAGCTCGAGCCAGGCACGAGCGGCGTGAGACAGGAATGCGCCTTTTCGCCAGATCAGAGCCAAATGCCAGTTCACGTCGGCACCTTTGATTCTGTGGATGCGCACGCCCGGATGATGCCGCTGTTCCGCGATCATTTTCGGCAGAAAGCCGATGCCCATGCCTGCCGCTACTAGTTCAACGATGAAGTCGATCTGACTGGAGCGGACCGCAACGTTTGGAGAGAATCCATGCGAACGACATGCATCGAGGATGATATGATTGAGGGCAAAACCGCTCTCGAAAAGTATGAACGGCAAGTTGGCAATATCCTGCAGCGAAACGCCATCGCCATGCGCGAGCGCGTGGTTTGTCGGAAGCAGTGCCACAACCGGTTCGCATCGCACGTCCTGCCATTCGAAACTGTCTTCGACCGGCAGAAGCGAAGCCGCGAGTTCCACATCTCCGGCAAGCAGCAGTTCCTCCAGCCTTCTGCTGCCGTGCTCAACCAGCTGAATATCGATCTCCGGATAAAGCTTCGTATAGGCCGCGAAGACGGGAGCGAAAAGCACACTGGACCCGATGGGCGGCAGGCCAAGTTTCAGCAGGCCGCGCTTGAGGCCGCGCAGTTCGCCCAGCTCGGCCAACATGTCGTCCTTTTCCGCCAGCATGGCAATCGCACGACGAAAGACAATCTCACCTGCTGTGGTGAGGCGGGAGGGCGAGATTTCACGATCCAGCAGAACCAGCCCCAGTTCGTCCTCAAGCTGCCTGACAGCCTTGCTGACGGTCGACTGGGTCGCGTTGATGGTTTTCGCGGCGGCGGAAAAACCGCCTTGCCGCACCACTTCGACGAATGCCTGGAAGCTGCGCAAGTTCATGAGCCATTCTATTACGGAATAGCTGCAATGAAATCAATTCATTTCTAGAATAGAGCCTGAGGGCCTATATTCACCCTTGAAAATGCATCAGTTCCCATTGGAAAAGCACATGAACGCCCACAGCCTCTTGATCCGGTTTCGTTACGCACTGCATCACAGCCGTTTGATGCAGATCGCGACGCTGGTTGGCTTCTGGCTGGCGGGTGAGCTTTTCGTCCGCCTCGTCGGCCTGCCTCTTCCAGGCGGCATTGTCGGCATGGCGCTGGTGCTGGCTCTGCTTTTGAGCGGTCGCGTCAGCCTGTTCAGCATGAAGCGTGGCGCAGAATGGTTTCTTGCGGAGATGCTGCTCTTCTTCGTTCCTGCAGTCCTTGCAGTTCTCGAGCATCAAGAACTGATCGGTCTGCTTGGCCTGAAAATCATGGCTGTTATTCTGCTGGGCACGTTGACGGTTATGAGTGTCACCGCATTGACGGTTGATCTCTGCTATCGCTGGAGCCTGCGTTATGTCGCTAAGTAACCCGCTCGTAGCAACACTTTTCTGGTCCGCCGCAACGATCCTGCTTTATCTTGCTGCCAAGCGCGTCTATCGCCGCTTCCCGATGTGGTGGCTGACCCCGCTCGCAGTCACCCCCTTGTTGCTGATGGCGCTGGTCATCGGGCTCAATCAAAACTATCGCGGTTATTTCAGCGCCACCCATTGGCTGGTCGCACTGCTCGGACCCGCAACGGTTGCCTTCGCGATCCCGATTTACCAGCAGCGTGCAACGATTCGTCGTTATTGGCCGGTGCTTCTGGCGGGCGTGGTCGTTGGAAGTTCTTCAGCTATGGCGTCGGCATGGGGGCTTGCGCATCTACTGGGTCTCAACGAAGCGATCAGCCTCAGCTTGATGCCCCGCTCGATGAGCACGCCGTTTGCGATGACGGTTTCGGGCGACATTGGCGGTACACCCGATCTGACTGCAATCTTTGTGGTACTGACCGGTGTGTTCGGTGCGGCCCTCGGTGAAGTGATGCTCAACTGGTTGCCGATTCGCTCGGCACTGGCACGTGGAGCTCTCTTCGGCATGGGCGCGCATGGTGCTGGCGTGGCCAAGGCACATCAGATCGGCAGCGAGGAAGGCTCGATTGCCGGGCTGGTCATGGTGCTGGTGGGGTTGGTGAATGTGCTTGCAGCGCCTCTGATTGCCCACCTTCTGTAAGGTCTGTTTTTACAAGCCTTTCGTTAAAAATGCCCGGTTTCCTGGCGTTTTCTGTATTGGCGCACTTGCCTTTTTCTTGAGCGTCAACGTCTTTGCATAACTGATATGCATTAATGGCCGTTGCTGCAGGGCGAGGGGGCAGGTAAACATTTGTTCATCGAGTTCACTCCTCCTCCCAGAACTCGATAACGAATACGGCACTCCTCCTCCCAAGCCGTATTCAAGATCAGGCCGCGCATCCTCCTCCCGCGCGGCCTTTTTCTTTTTCAACTCCCCGTTTCCTATTCCGGTTTCGTCTCCCCGCGTTGACAATGCGTAACCGTGCAGCCCCATAGGCAAGCTGCAGCATCTGCTCTATTTCTGGCTCAAGTTATGAATCGGGGAGACAGCGTCCATGACAAGCGGCATCCACCACATCACCCTCATCACCCGAAAAGTGCAGGCGAATGTCGATTTCTACGCCGGCTTTCTGGGGTTGCGTATCGTCAAGAAAACGGGTGGGTTCGAGGACGCCGAACAGCTCCATCTGTTTTATGGCGACCGCTCGGGAACACCCGGCTCACTCATCACCTTTCTGGTCTGGGAAGACGGTGCCAAGGGGCGTGTCGGCCATGGCCAAGTCAGTGAAATTGCACTTGCCATTGATCGCACCGCTATCGGTTTCTGGCTCGAACGCGCCTTACGTT harbors:
- a CDS encoding glycosyltransferase family 29 protein; this translates as MKKTLIIVGNAPLPRDLSAEVDAADFVVRFNEPKQSIGMSGTRTDLLMLATSSKPMQRRLRDPGFVLTPTFKAAKEVMLAYHPSIIRKYHPGPNFLSRLKGRRGDWTMQTLEVVGSAGKEIRIMPPQFYLAGCKELGVTDENISKAFPSTGFFGIWYMLGKCPQESWDVKICGFTWEGWKRHTWGDERSWIEKKVQSGRINLIQ
- a CDS encoding DUF1127 domain-containing protein, which encodes MNLRTHFQRWMQYRENIRELNGCTDRELSDLGLSRTDIHRVAREAAFA
- a CDS encoding LysR family transcriptional regulator codes for the protein MNLRSFQAFVEVVRQGGFSAAAKTINATQSTVSKAVRQLEDELGLVLLDREISPSRLTTAGEIVFRRAIAMLAEKDDMLAELGELRGLKRGLLKLGLPPIGSSVLFAPVFAAYTKLYPEIDIQLVEHGSRRLEELLLAGDVELAASLLPVEDSFEWQDVRCEPVVALLPTNHALAHGDGVSLQDIANLPFILFESGFALNHIILDACRSHGFSPNVAVRSSQIDFIVELVAAGMGIGFLPKMIAEQRHHPGVRIHRIKGADVNWHLALIWRKGAFLSHAARAWLELSKAGTDTASS
- a CDS encoding CidA/LrgA family protein — its product is MNAHSLLIRFRYALHHSRLMQIATLVGFWLAGELFVRLVGLPLPGGIVGMALVLALLLSGRVSLFSMKRGAEWFLAEMLLFFVPAVLAVLEHQELIGLLGLKIMAVILLGTLTVMSVTALTVDLCYRWSLRYVAK
- a CDS encoding LrgB family protein; the protein is MSLSNPLVATLFWSAATILLYLAAKRVYRRFPMWWLTPLAVTPLLLMALVIGLNQNYRGYFSATHWLVALLGPATVAFAIPIYQQRATIRRYWPVLLAGVVVGSSSAMASAWGLAHLLGLNEAISLSLMPRSMSTPFAMTVSGDIGGTPDLTAIFVVLTGVFGAALGEVMLNWLPIRSALARGALFGMGAHGAGVAKAHQIGSEEGSIAGLVMVLVGLVNVLAAPLIAHLL